One window from the genome of Pedococcus badiiscoriae encodes:
- a CDS encoding spermidine synthase: MQEFRFEVDDHGGSTVLVDGYPQSYVSLTDPELLVFGYMQHLAAVADSLPAGPLAVTHVGGAAMTLPRYVQHTRPGSPQIVLEPDAALTEAVRHELPLPRGHRIRVRPQRGREGVAALKDSSAGAVVVDAFADSQVPADLTSAEWFADVARVLLPGGVLVMNTADEPDHRHVARVHAGLARHLPHTAAIAEVDIWKRRRFGNLVLVGSSQPLPLDAVVRSVAKGAFPSTVREGAELTRALGSGRPFTDADAVPSPPPPTPPDVWRIR, from the coding sequence ATGCAGGAGTTCCGTTTCGAGGTCGACGACCACGGCGGGAGCACCGTCCTGGTCGACGGGTACCCGCAGTCGTACGTCAGCCTGACCGACCCCGAGCTGCTCGTCTTCGGCTACATGCAGCACCTGGCGGCCGTGGCCGACTCGCTGCCCGCCGGCCCCCTGGCGGTCACGCACGTCGGAGGTGCGGCGATGACGCTGCCCCGCTACGTCCAGCACACCCGGCCGGGTTCGCCGCAGATCGTGCTGGAGCCCGACGCGGCGCTGACCGAGGCAGTGCGACACGAGCTGCCCCTGCCACGCGGGCACCGCATCCGGGTGCGTCCGCAGCGGGGTCGGGAGGGCGTGGCGGCCCTCAAGGACTCGAGCGCGGGGGCGGTCGTCGTCGACGCGTTCGCGGACAGCCAGGTGCCGGCCGACCTCACCAGCGCTGAGTGGTTCGCGGACGTGGCGCGGGTGCTGCTGCCAGGTGGGGTCCTGGTCATGAACACGGCCGACGAGCCGGACCACCGTCACGTGGCCCGGGTCCATGCAGGTCTCGCCCGACACCTGCCGCACACCGCCGCGATCGCGGAGGTCGACATCTGGAAGCGGCGCCGGTTCGGCAACCTGGTGCTGGTCGGCTCGAGTCAGCCGCTGCCGCTGGACGCCGTCGTCCGCAGCGTCGCCAAGGGCGCCTTCCCCAGCACCGTCCGCGAGGGCGCCGAGCTCACCCGTGCCCTGGGCTCGGGACGGCCGTTCACCGATGCCGACGCGGTCCCGAGTCCCCCGCCACCGACCCCTCCCGACGTGTGGCGGATCCGGTGA
- a CDS encoding ATP-binding protein, with amino-acid sequence MRSVDDLARRQAIEQYQVLDQPAEPDLQGLLELAAIVCEVPTTVINIIDDRLQHQIAAVGFAPGVCAREDSMCAVVLDEARRVEVFVAREDPRFAQNPFVTGEIAKVRFYASSPLVTPDGVVIGTLCVFDDSTGRLSSEAAHGLDVLARQVVDVLELRRTARELTRSNEQLAQFAGQVSHDLANPLAALSGFLEMASDSASLDAAPDVARALSRAELSAQRMQYLITDLLDYAQLGGRVRTTEVDVALLVDEVLEDLSARVRAAGAIVEVGELPVFRADRTVLRALVQNIVANAVKFSATSGREPHVTITVEPVTGGWRLAVDDDGPGVPPEERDRVFGLSTCERIVTAHGGRMGIDTSPWGGASVWAILPDRG; translated from the coding sequence GTGAGATCAGTCGACGACCTGGCCCGACGCCAGGCCATCGAGCAGTACCAGGTGCTCGACCAACCCGCCGAACCGGACCTCCAGGGCTTGCTTGAGCTGGCGGCCATCGTCTGCGAGGTGCCGACGACTGTCATCAACATCATCGACGACCGGCTTCAGCACCAGATCGCGGCCGTCGGCTTCGCCCCCGGGGTCTGTGCCCGCGAGGACTCGATGTGCGCCGTGGTGCTCGACGAGGCACGCCGGGTCGAGGTTTTCGTCGCGCGTGAGGACCCGCGCTTCGCCCAGAACCCGTTCGTGACCGGCGAGATCGCCAAGGTCCGGTTCTACGCGTCGAGTCCGCTCGTCACGCCCGACGGTGTCGTCATCGGCACCCTCTGCGTGTTCGATGACTCGACGGGCCGGCTGAGCAGCGAGGCTGCGCACGGGTTGGACGTCCTGGCCCGACAGGTCGTCGACGTGCTCGAGCTGCGGCGCACGGCCCGGGAGCTGACCCGGTCGAACGAGCAGCTCGCCCAGTTTGCCGGCCAGGTGAGCCACGACCTCGCGAACCCGTTGGCAGCCCTCTCGGGGTTCCTCGAGATGGCCAGTGACAGCGCGTCTCTCGACGCGGCGCCCGACGTCGCCCGCGCCCTGAGCCGGGCCGAGCTGTCGGCCCAGCGGATGCAGTACCTCATCACCGACCTGCTCGACTACGCCCAGCTCGGTGGACGCGTCCGCACCACCGAGGTCGACGTCGCCCTGCTCGTCGACGAGGTCCTGGAGGACCTGAGCGCCCGGGTGCGGGCCGCGGGAGCGATCGTCGAGGTGGGTGAGCTGCCGGTCTTCAGGGCCGACCGGACCGTGCTGCGCGCTCTCGTCCAGAACATCGTCGCCAACGCCGTGAAGTTCAGCGCCACCAGCGGTCGGGAGCCGCACGTCACCATCACGGTCGAACCCGTGACGGGCGGTTGGCGGCTGGCCGTGGACGACGACGGACCCGGGGTGCCACCGGAGGAGCGTGACCGCGTCTTCGGCCTGAGCACGTGCGAACGGATCGTCACCGCCCATGGTGGACGGATGGGCATCGACACCTCGCCGTGGGGTGGAGCGAGCGTCTGGGCGATCCTGCCGGACCGCGGCTGA
- a CDS encoding LLM class flavin-dependent oxidoreductase: MRCGITILPEYRWTEAEPLWQRAEEYGFDHAWTYDHLVWAGLPDSPWFGALPTLTAAAMATSTIRLGTFVSSPNYRHPYVFLRDLLALDDISSGRLICGLGTGGDLDAAILGDERTLKERVDRFHEFVEVLDRLFLEDHLTHEGWHYRTVDARTLPGSLQRPRVPFVIAANGPRSLRLAAAHGQGWVTYGKGGETLDEWWSGIAELSARLDEAEGAADRQAPLDRYLSLDGAPRYSLESAELFAEMVGRAAGLGFTDVVTHWPRAEGVYAGSEAVLDEVAARLPGLR, translated from the coding sequence ATGCGCTGTGGCATCACCATCCTCCCGGAGTACCGCTGGACCGAGGCCGAGCCGCTGTGGCAGCGCGCCGAGGAGTACGGCTTCGACCACGCGTGGACGTACGACCACCTGGTCTGGGCGGGGCTGCCGGACTCGCCGTGGTTCGGTGCCCTGCCGACCCTGACCGCCGCCGCGATGGCAACGTCGACGATCAGGCTCGGGACGTTCGTGAGCTCTCCCAACTACCGTCATCCCTACGTCTTCCTGCGGGATCTGCTTGCGCTGGATGACATCTCGAGCGGGAGGCTGATCTGCGGCCTGGGGACGGGTGGCGACCTCGACGCCGCGATCCTCGGCGACGAGCGAACGCTGAAGGAGCGCGTCGACCGGTTCCACGAGTTCGTGGAGGTGCTCGACCGGCTTTTCCTGGAGGACCACCTGACGCACGAGGGCTGGCACTACCGGACCGTCGACGCGCGCACCCTCCCCGGCTCGCTCCAGCGGCCCCGCGTGCCCTTCGTCATCGCGGCGAACGGCCCGCGCTCGCTGCGCCTCGCGGCGGCCCACGGCCAGGGCTGGGTGACGTACGGCAAGGGCGGGGAGACCCTGGACGAGTGGTGGTCCGGGATCGCCGAGCTGAGCGCGAGGCTCGACGAGGCGGAGGGCGCCGCGGACCGTCAGGCGCCGCTGGACCGGTACCTCTCGCTCGACGGAGCGCCGCGCTACTCCCTCGAGAGCGCCGAGCTCTTCGCCGAGATGGTCGGACGGGCGGCCGGGCTGGGGTTCACCGACGTCGTGACGCACTGGCCGCGCGCCGAGGGCGTCTACGCGGGCAGCGAGGCCGTCCTGGACGAGGTGGCGGCGAGGTTGCCCGGACTGCGCTGA
- a CDS encoding Gfo/Idh/MocA family oxidoreductase: protein MPSLTLPPPRTPDPRDAPTLRWGILAPGGIARSFATALQARTGQQLQAVASRSLPRAQEFAAAFGIETAYGSYADLVADPDVDVVYVASPHSEHRAQALLATGAGKPVLVEKAFARNASESRDIVESAGAAGVFVMEAMWTRFLPHIDVVRRCLEDGLLGDVHTVHADHGQALYPDGPLRLADAALAGGALLDLGIYPVSFAHFVLGDFVDVTATGALTDTGVDAQGAIGVTSSTGAMGVLGTTMLTKTPTTAAVCGTRARLEISGPFYTPRAVVRLVSTDGTELDRYAPEDTAHGLHFEAVEVARRITAGEVESPLMPHAETLTIMDALDDIRAQIGVRYPGE, encoded by the coding sequence GTGCCTTCCCTGACGCTGCCCCCGCCCCGGACGCCCGATCCCCGTGACGCACCGACCCTTCGCTGGGGGATCCTCGCGCCGGGAGGCATTGCCCGCTCCTTCGCCACGGCCCTGCAGGCCCGCACCGGCCAGCAGCTCCAGGCGGTCGCGTCCCGGAGCCTGCCCCGCGCTCAGGAGTTCGCAGCAGCCTTCGGCATCGAGACGGCCTACGGCTCCTACGCCGACCTCGTCGCGGACCCGGACGTCGACGTCGTCTACGTCGCCTCGCCGCACTCGGAGCACCGCGCCCAGGCGCTGCTCGCCACCGGGGCCGGCAAGCCCGTGCTGGTCGAGAAGGCCTTCGCCCGCAACGCCAGCGAGTCCCGCGACATCGTCGAGTCTGCCGGGGCCGCAGGCGTTTTCGTCATGGAAGCGATGTGGACGCGGTTCCTGCCGCACATCGACGTGGTGCGGCGCTGCCTCGAGGACGGGCTGCTGGGTGACGTCCACACCGTGCACGCCGACCACGGACAGGCGCTCTATCCCGACGGCCCGCTCCGACTGGCCGACGCTGCGCTGGCGGGCGGTGCGCTGCTCGACCTGGGGATCTATCCCGTGTCGTTCGCCCATTTCGTGCTCGGGGACTTCGTCGACGTGACAGCGACGGGCGCACTCACCGACACCGGGGTGGACGCCCAAGGGGCGATCGGGGTGACGAGCAGCACCGGTGCGATGGGAGTGCTGGGCACGACGATGCTCACCAAGACGCCGACGACTGCGGCTGTCTGCGGCACCCGGGCTCGCCTCGAGATCAGCGGCCCGTTCTACACGCCCCGCGCGGTGGTGCGCCTGGTGTCCACCGACGGCACGGAGCTGGACCGCTACGCCCCCGAGGACACCGCCCACGGACTCCACTTCGAGGCTGTCGAGGTGGCGCGTCGGATCACGGCCGGAGAGGTCGAGTCACCCCTGATGCCGCACGCCGAGACCCTGACGATCATGGACGCGCTCGACGACATCCGGGCGCAGATCGGGGTCCGCTACCCGGGCGAGTGA
- a CDS encoding zinc-dependent alcohol dehydrogenase family protein, with translation MKATILNAPGDIRLEDVPDPRIAKPTDALVRVTAACVCGSDLWPYRGINPVTEPTRIGHEFVGIVEEVGSDVRSVRPGDFVIAPFMYSDNTCPHCRVGIQSRCDHGGFWGGPDRDGIMADGGQGEYVRVPLADGTLVSTREVPDEDLVPSLLSLSDVMGTGWHAAVAAQVQEGDTVVVVGDGAVGLSGVLAAARMGAERIIAMSRHESRQRIAREFGATDVVEVRGDDAVAAVKELTDGVGADAVLECVGTNESMSTAIAAARPGAIVGYVGVPHGIEYPVRDMFARNVGIAGGIAPARQYLPQLRDDVLSGAINPGLVFDLEVPLTEVAEAYAAMDERRAIKSLIRP, from the coding sequence ATGAAGGCCACCATCCTGAACGCGCCCGGTGACATCCGCCTCGAAGACGTCCCCGACCCCCGCATCGCCAAGCCCACCGACGCGCTGGTGCGCGTCACCGCTGCCTGCGTGTGCGGCAGCGACCTCTGGCCGTACCGCGGCATCAACCCGGTCACCGAGCCGACCCGCATCGGCCACGAGTTCGTCGGCATCGTCGAGGAGGTCGGCAGCGACGTCCGCAGCGTGCGGCCGGGTGACTTCGTCATCGCGCCCTTCATGTACTCCGACAACACGTGTCCGCACTGCCGCGTCGGGATCCAGTCGCGCTGTGACCACGGCGGATTCTGGGGCGGGCCCGACCGCGACGGCATCATGGCCGACGGCGGGCAGGGCGAGTACGTCCGCGTGCCGCTCGCGGATGGCACGCTCGTCTCCACTCGCGAGGTGCCGGACGAGGACCTGGTCCCCAGCCTGCTCAGCCTGTCGGACGTGATGGGCACGGGCTGGCACGCCGCCGTGGCGGCTCAGGTGCAGGAGGGGGACACCGTCGTGGTGGTCGGAGACGGTGCAGTCGGCCTCAGCGGCGTCCTGGCCGCCGCGCGGATGGGCGCCGAGCGCATCATCGCCATGTCGCGCCACGAGTCCCGCCAACGCATCGCCCGTGAGTTCGGCGCCACCGACGTGGTGGAGGTCCGGGGCGACGACGCGGTCGCCGCCGTCAAGGAGCTCACCGACGGGGTCGGCGCCGATGCCGTGCTCGAGTGCGTCGGCACGAACGAGTCGATGTCGACGGCGATCGCAGCCGCCCGGCCCGGCGCCATCGTGGGATACGTGGGCGTGCCGCACGGCATCGAGTACCCCGTGCGAGACATGTTCGCGCGCAACGTCGGGATCGCGGGCGGGATTGCGCCGGCCCGCCAGTACCTGCCTCAGCTGCGCGACGACGTGCTGTCCGGTGCGATCAACCCTGGGCTCGTCTTCGACCTGGAGGTCCCACTCACCGAGGTCGCCGAGGCGTACGCCGCCATGGACGAGCGTCGGGCCATCAAGTCGCTCATCCGCCCCTGA
- the sigK gene encoding ECF RNA polymerase sigma factor SigK encodes MAATTPGPEPIWGGAAVGTDLAGLLRASALGDEEAFAQLYDAVAARIYGLVLRVVRDPAQSQEVAQEALLDIWRTSARFDPSRGSAVSWMLTIAHRKAVDRVRSAQASTDREHTYGSRNQERTYDETADTVDRRLDAQRVRNALDSLTETQRSAVELAYLGGYTHTEVASLLGVPLGTAKTRIRDGLIRLRDTLGVQS; translated from the coding sequence ATGGCAGCAACCACCCCAGGTCCCGAACCGATCTGGGGAGGTGCTGCCGTGGGCACCGACCTCGCCGGTCTGCTGCGCGCCAGTGCCCTCGGTGACGAGGAAGCCTTCGCCCAGCTCTACGACGCGGTGGCCGCCCGGATCTACGGGTTGGTCCTCCGCGTGGTGCGGGACCCGGCTCAGTCCCAGGAAGTGGCCCAAGAGGCCTTGCTCGACATCTGGCGCACCAGCGCCCGGTTCGACCCTTCGCGAGGAAGCGCGGTCAGCTGGATGCTCACCATCGCCCACCGCAAAGCGGTCGACCGGGTGCGGTCAGCCCAGGCGTCGACAGACCGTGAGCACACCTACGGCTCACGGAACCAGGAGCGCACCTACGACGAGACGGCCGACACGGTCGACCGCCGCCTGGACGCCCAACGAGTACGCAACGCCTTGGACTCGCTCACCGAGACCCAGCGCAGCGCAGTCGAACTTGCCTACCTCGGCGGTTACACCCACACCGAGGTGGCCTCCCTTCTCGGTGTGCCACTCGGCACGGCCAAGACCCGAATACGCGACGGATTGATCCGCCTGAGAGACACCCTGGGGGTGCAGTCATGA
- a CDS encoding sterol carrier family protein, whose protein sequence is MPPRRRVTVAAGRAAVASWKVQRDATGSPELGTAVRYTLEELSVVAPGRSVEVRVPPFGAVQCIAGTTHTRGTPPNVIETDAQTWLAVATGALSWEGAWESGTLRVSGHRADLTAYLPLA, encoded by the coding sequence ATGCCGCCGCGCCGCCGAGTCACCGTCGCCGCCGGACGTGCCGCGGTGGCCTCGTGGAAGGTCCAGCGTGACGCCACCGGGAGCCCGGAGCTCGGCACGGCCGTGCGCTACACGCTGGAGGAGCTCTCCGTCGTTGCGCCCGGCCGCAGCGTCGAGGTGCGCGTGCCCCCGTTCGGGGCGGTTCAGTGCATCGCCGGTACGACCCACACCCGCGGCACGCCCCCCAACGTCATCGAGACCGATGCGCAGACCTGGCTCGCCGTGGCGACAGGGGCCCTCAGCTGGGAGGGTGCCTGGGAGTCGGGCACCCTCCGGGTGAGCGGGCACCGCGCCGACCTCACCGCATACCTTCCGCTCGCCTGA
- a CDS encoding fasciclin domain-containing protein, with amino-acid sequence MRLARRSTIAALSLALPLSLAACGNSGSDTAASSSSSMPSSSSSSSSSSSTTTSDMAAKPFGAGCSAVPADGKGSFSGMATDPVATAASNNPVLSTLVTAVTKAGLGETLNSAKDITVFAPSNDAFAALPKATLDAALKDPKGLLTKVLTNHVVPGKLTPEMLAGTHKTLGGGSITVTGSGDSFMVGKAKVICGNVQTANATVYIIDGVLLPG; translated from the coding sequence ATGCGCCTCGCACGCCGCAGCACCATTGCTGCCCTCAGCCTCGCCCTTCCGCTCAGCCTCGCCGCCTGTGGGAACTCCGGTTCCGACACGGCCGCGTCCAGCAGCTCGTCGATGCCGAGCTCCAGCTCGAGCTCCAGCTCCAGCTCGTCGACCACCACCTCGGACATGGCGGCCAAGCCGTTCGGTGCTGGTTGCTCCGCGGTCCCCGCGGACGGCAAGGGCTCGTTCTCCGGTATGGCCACCGACCCGGTCGCCACCGCCGCGAGCAACAACCCGGTCCTGTCCACCCTCGTCACCGCGGTGACGAAGGCCGGCCTCGGCGAGACCCTGAACTCGGCCAAGGACATCACCGTCTTCGCCCCGAGCAACGACGCCTTCGCCGCGCTGCCCAAGGCCACGCTGGACGCCGCCCTGAAGGACCCGAAGGGTCTGCTCACCAAGGTGCTGACCAACCACGTCGTCCCCGGCAAGCTCACCCCGGAGATGCTTGCCGGCACGCACAAGACCCTCGGCGGCGGCAGCATCACGGTGACCGGCTCCGGCGACTCGTTCATGGTCGGCAAGGCCAAGGTGATCTGTGGCAACGTGCAGACCGCCAACGCCACGGTCTACATCATCGACGGCGTTCTCCTCCCCGGCTGA
- a CDS encoding VOC family protein translates to MQLKLELVPLPVADVERSIAFYEDTLGFTKDVDVQPAEGIRIVQLTPPGSGCSIGFGTGLEVYRGEPGSIRGLHLVVEDIEAARADLVSRGVDVSEVHDFGGGVKGAEFSDPDGNSFELQEMAWRRGDTF, encoded by the coding sequence ATGCAGCTGAAGCTGGAGCTCGTCCCACTGCCCGTCGCCGACGTCGAACGGTCCATCGCGTTCTACGAGGACACCCTCGGGTTCACCAAGGACGTCGACGTGCAGCCTGCCGAGGGCATCAGGATCGTCCAGCTGACCCCGCCGGGATCGGGCTGCTCGATCGGCTTCGGGACCGGACTGGAGGTCTACCGGGGCGAGCCGGGCAGCATCCGCGGTCTGCACCTGGTGGTCGAGGACATCGAGGCGGCCCGCGCCGACCTGGTCAGCCGTGGAGTCGACGTGAGCGAGGTCCACGACTTCGGCGGGGGAGTCAAGGGCGCGGAGTTCTCCGACCCCGATGGCAACTCGTTCGAGCTCCAGGAGATGGCCTGGCGCCGCGGTGACACCTTCTAG
- the purL gene encoding phosphoribosylformylglycinamidine synthase subunit PurL — MTAQIDRPSVDTVGHAAQTPDVDQPWVELGLKADEYDRIREILDRRPTSAELAMYSVMWSEHCSYKSSKVHFSLWGENTTDEMREKLLVGIGENAGVVDIGDGWAVTFKVESHNHPSYVEPYQGAATGVGGIIRDIMSMGARPIAIMDPLRFGNLNHPDTQRVLPGVVAGVGGYGNCIGLPNIGGEVVFDDCYQGNPLVNALCVGAMRIEDIHLAKASGVGNKVILFGAKTGGDGIGGVSVLASETFDEGGPTKRPAVQVGDPFAEKVLIECCLDLYAAHVVDGIQDLGGAGLSCATSELASNGDGGMQIELDRVPLRDASLRPEEILMSESQERMMAVVEPGKLDEFMAITDRWDVEATVLGEVTDGDHLVITWHGEVIVDVPPRSVAHEGPTYHRPLERPAYLDDLQANGTDTLGRPVDGLGLKSDLLTLLASPNLCDKSWVTDQYDRYVLGNTALAMPDDAGVVRVDEETGRGVAVSTDCNGRFAKLDPYVGAQLALAESYRNVATSGATPLAVTDCLNFGSPEDPGVMWQFREAVKGIAEGCKTLGIPVTGGNVSFYNQTGDVAIHPTPVIGVLGVMDDVSRRTPSGWKTAGQVIYLLGATRNELAGGEWAHVVHGHLGGLPPVVDLAAEQLLGEILVNASRDGLVDAAHDLSDGGLAIALAEAVLRHGVGARIWLEEVCERDGIDAFTALYSESTARVIVSVPRSEEVRFTDMCTARGQVHARIGVVDDETDGLDVQGQFAVSLADLREAHTSTLRSVFGD; from the coding sequence GTGACCGCCCAGATCGACCGCCCGAGCGTCGACACCGTCGGCCACGCGGCGCAGACCCCTGACGTCGACCAGCCGTGGGTCGAGCTCGGACTCAAGGCCGACGAGTACGACCGCATCCGCGAGATCCTCGACCGGCGTCCGACGAGCGCCGAGCTCGCGATGTACTCGGTGATGTGGTCCGAACACTGCTCCTACAAGTCGAGCAAGGTGCACTTCTCCCTCTGGGGCGAGAACACCACCGACGAGATGCGCGAGAAGCTGCTCGTCGGCATCGGTGAGAACGCCGGGGTCGTCGACATCGGTGACGGCTGGGCGGTGACCTTCAAGGTCGAGTCCCACAACCACCCGTCCTACGTCGAGCCCTACCAGGGTGCGGCCACCGGGGTCGGCGGCATCATCCGCGACATCATGTCGATGGGCGCGCGCCCGATCGCGATCATGGACCCGCTGCGCTTCGGCAACCTCAACCACCCCGACACCCAGCGAGTGCTACCCGGGGTCGTCGCGGGGGTGGGTGGCTACGGCAACTGCATCGGCCTGCCCAACATCGGCGGCGAGGTCGTCTTCGACGACTGCTACCAGGGCAACCCGCTCGTCAACGCTCTCTGCGTGGGCGCCATGCGCATCGAGGACATCCACCTCGCCAAGGCCTCGGGCGTCGGCAACAAGGTGATCCTCTTCGGAGCGAAGACGGGCGGCGACGGCATCGGTGGCGTCTCGGTGCTGGCCTCCGAGACGTTCGACGAGGGCGGCCCCACCAAGCGACCCGCGGTCCAGGTGGGCGACCCGTTCGCCGAGAAGGTGCTCATCGAGTGCTGCCTCGACCTGTATGCCGCGCACGTGGTCGACGGCATCCAGGACCTGGGTGGCGCCGGACTCTCCTGCGCCACCAGTGAGCTCGCCTCCAACGGCGACGGCGGCATGCAGATCGAGCTCGACCGGGTGCCGCTGCGCGACGCCTCGCTCCGCCCTGAGGAGATCCTCATGTCGGAGAGCCAGGAGCGCATGATGGCCGTCGTCGAGCCCGGCAAGCTCGACGAGTTCATGGCGATCACCGACCGCTGGGACGTCGAGGCCACCGTCCTCGGCGAGGTCACCGACGGGGACCACCTCGTCATCACCTGGCACGGCGAGGTCATCGTCGACGTGCCCCCGCGGTCGGTCGCCCACGAGGGGCCGACCTACCACCGCCCGCTGGAGCGGCCGGCATACCTGGACGACCTGCAGGCCAACGGCACCGACACCCTCGGTCGGCCCGTCGACGGTCTCGGGCTCAAGTCCGACCTGCTCACGCTGCTGGCCTCCCCGAACCTCTGCGACAAGTCCTGGGTCACCGACCAGTACGACCGGTACGTCCTGGGCAACACCGCTCTCGCGATGCCCGATGACGCGGGTGTCGTGCGGGTCGACGAGGAGACCGGCCGTGGCGTGGCGGTCTCGACCGACTGCAACGGCCGGTTCGCCAAGCTCGACCCGTACGTCGGGGCCCAGCTGGCACTGGCCGAGTCCTACCGCAACGTCGCCACGTCGGGCGCCACCCCGCTGGCTGTGACCGACTGCCTCAACTTCGGTTCGCCGGAGGACCCGGGTGTGATGTGGCAGTTCCGCGAGGCCGTGAAGGGCATCGCGGAGGGCTGCAAGACCCTCGGTATCCCCGTGACCGGTGGCAACGTGTCGTTCTACAACCAGACCGGCGACGTCGCGATCCACCCGACCCCGGTGATCGGGGTGCTGGGCGTCATGGACGACGTGTCGCGGCGGACGCCTTCGGGCTGGAAGACCGCCGGCCAGGTCATCTACCTGCTGGGGGCCACGCGCAACGAGCTCGCCGGCGGCGAGTGGGCCCACGTCGTGCATGGTCATCTCGGTGGCCTCCCGCCCGTGGTGGACCTCGCCGCGGAACAGCTGCTCGGCGAGATCCTCGTCAACGCCAGCCGCGACGGACTGGTGGACGCGGCGCACGACCTGTCCGACGGTGGCCTGGCCATCGCGCTGGCCGAGGCGGTGCTCCGCCACGGCGTCGGAGCCCGGATCTGGCTCGAGGAGGTGTGCGAGCGGGACGGCATCGACGCGTTCACGGCGCTCTACAGCGAGTCCACCGCCCGCGTCATCGTCTCCGTGCCGCGCTCGGAGGAGGTGCGGTTCACCGACATGTGCACCGCCCGCGGACAGGTCCACGCCCGGATCGGGGTCGTCGACGACGAGACGGACGGCCTCGACGTCCAGGGCCAGTTCGCGGTCTCGCTGGCCGATCTGCGTGAGGCCCACACCTCGACCCTGCGGTCGGTGTTCGGTGACTGA
- a CDS encoding anti-sigma factor, with protein MSADIHGLVGAYAVDAIDEQERSAFELHLAECPECQAEVASLREAAAQLSLMSQTAPPSSMRDAVLAGIRTVRPLPPLEAQPSGQVAAGPVGEDSPTTDAPPQPEATVLPFRPRRRVTAWLATAAAAVALLIGGITWSPWHTGSSDQVTAAQVLHAKDAQRIERTIGGARATIVRSASLGTAVIVADNMPAAPDGKDFQLWLNQPNKGMVSAGIMPHGSAPTVTMVLGGDASTATAAGITIEPAGGSPAPTSAPLALFAFS; from the coding sequence ATGAGTGCCGACATCCACGGATTGGTCGGCGCCTATGCAGTCGATGCGATCGACGAGCAGGAGCGCAGCGCCTTCGAGCTGCACCTCGCCGAGTGCCCCGAGTGCCAGGCGGAAGTCGCCAGCCTGCGTGAAGCGGCAGCGCAGCTGTCGTTGATGAGCCAGACGGCTCCCCCGTCGTCGATGCGCGACGCCGTGCTCGCCGGCATCCGGACGGTCCGCCCGCTGCCCCCTCTGGAGGCGCAGCCCAGCGGCCAGGTCGCCGCTGGACCCGTTGGCGAGGACTCGCCCACAACTGACGCGCCGCCCCAGCCTGAGGCCACTGTGCTGCCCTTCCGTCCCCGCCGCCGGGTGACCGCCTGGCTCGCCACCGCCGCCGCAGCTGTCGCCCTCCTCATCGGCGGCATCACCTGGAGCCCGTGGCACACCGGTTCCAGCGACCAGGTGACCGCCGCACAGGTGCTGCACGCCAAGGACGCCCAGCGGATCGAACGGACCATCGGCGGCGCGAGGGCCACCATCGTGCGCAGCGCCTCCCTCGGGACCGCGGTCATCGTGGCGGACAACATGCCCGCGGCGCCGGACGGCAAGGACTTCCAGCTCTGGCTGAACCAGCCCAACAAGGGCATGGTCAGTGCGGGGATCATGCCGCACGGCTCAGCGCCGACGGTGACGATGGTGCTCGGTGGTGACGCCTCGACGGCCACGGCCGCAGGGATCACCATCGAACCGGCAGGTGGCTCGCCCGCACCGACGTCAGCGCCGCTCGCCCTGTTCGCCTTCTCCTGA